The window TGCGGAGACAGATATTGCAGGTTGCGCGCTTCATTGCCTTTTACACCGTAAATAGGAGTGATTTCTACACCCCCCAATCCGGCTTTGGCATATTTTTCGAGATTGTAGGTCAGGTTTTGCTGGTCCACAGCATTTCCCATCCACCACCAACGGGTGAAGGGCTTGGCTTCTGTTTTTACCTCCGGCCAGGTGGTTGTTTGGGCAAAGAGGCCGCAGGAGAAAAGAAGTCCGGTAGCAAGTAGGTTTGTTTTTTTCATATTCAGAAGAAGAGACCCCACCCCGGCCCTCCCCGAGGGGGAGGGAGTAGAGACGCAAGCGGTGTATTCTTTCTCCCCTCCTTGAGAGGGGCAGGGGGAGGTCGTATGTTTTATTGGTTTAGTAATTGTTTCAATACCGATTCTTTTACTTTAAACGCGGTACCGTGACGGATACCTTTCGGGAAAGTCACGAGGTCGGAAACATCTTCCCAGCTTTTTCCGTCTTTAGAGCGGACAGCACCGTATTTGTGGTCGCGGTATTTATCGAAATAGACATAAACATATTCGCCCACTTCAAGCGGAGTCGGTCCCTCTGCCCAGTATTTGTTACCGGTGATTGGTTCGGAAACCTTTGTCGGGAATCCTTTTTTGATGTTTTTGCAAATGGTAAGGCGAATATTTTTCTGTGGAGGATTCGGATTTTCGTTTTTTACGAACATCCAGTTTTCTTTTCCACGTTTCAGGATTGCACCGTCGATTGCGCTGAAGTCAGGGTTGAAGAAAAGGAATGTTTTTGAATAGGTTTTGAAATCTTTGGTAGTGACAGCAAAGAGTCGGTGATTCAGCCCTTTTTCTTTGTTGGTTTCTGCAATTTCCTTGAAACGTCCGGGGATTGTTGAAGCCCAAAAGATATAGTAGGTTTTGCTTTTCTGATCGTAGAAAAGTTCCGGTGCCCAGGCATTTTTAGCTGTCGGTTCGTGCATCATCACCGGCAGGGTGTCCTGTTTTGACCAGTGAATCAAGTCGGGAGATGAGGCATACCCGACGATTCTGTCCCACCAGCCGCTGGTCCAAACCATGCGGAAAGTTCCGTCAGGACCTTGCAGGATGCTTGGGTCACGCATTAGTTTGTCCTTGCCCACTGTAGGGGTGAGGTAGGGATTTCCGTTGTTTAGGGCATCCCATTTCAGACCGTCATAACTGTATGCCAGGTGAAGACCGTCTTGTCCGTTGTTGATAAAGTAAGCGAAAAGGAAAACCTCTTTTTCAGCCTTCAGAGGAGCGAGAAAAAGCGTTGCGAGTAAAAGCAACAGAAGGTGTGTTTTTTTAGCCATTGCTATGTTGGGGATTAGTTATTTGCTTTTGGTCAGGTAGTTCGCAAAATTACAATTTATCATTTTCATGATTGAGTGTTTTTAGACATATACCTGTAATATTGTACTACCTCTTTCCCGAATAGCCCAACTTATTTCTGCAAATTCACTTTCGTTGCCACCAATTCATTCAAATAAACTTCCAGATTTGAATAATCATTTTGCAATGAATGACTTTTGCCATCTTTTGAATCTTTCGGGTTTAATTTATGAGCTTTTTCCCATACGTCGGGCATTCCATCTCCATCGCTGTCTTTTATTTTTGAAAATACCGGGCTGGCATTTACCAGCACCTGAACCGGATTTTCGGTCTCGTTAGCAATAGTTTTTCCCTCTTTCCCCAAAGATATGAGCTGTTCAATCAACATCCGGTCAATGTTGTCCCGTTGAGGGAAAGAGGCTCCTGCATTATCGGCAATCCAGTTGCAGTTCTCTTCCGGTTGATACATTGTAACAGATGGGATTGTGCTTAACGGCTGAATTTCCCACGAGACTTTTCCGTATGCGGAGTCAGCTACCAATATACCGTCTAACTTATCGTTCCTGTTTTTGTCAAAGAAGTTATTTCGGGCAAATAGATGAAAGTTTTCGTTTCCGCGACTGA of the Parabacteroides sp. FAFU027 genome contains:
- a CDS encoding glycoside hydrolase family 43 protein, coding for MAKKTHLLLLLLATLFLAPLKAEKEVFLFAYFINNGQDGLHLAYSYDGLKWDALNNGNPYLTPTVGKDKLMRDPSILQGPDGTFRMVWTSGWWDRIVGYASSPDLIHWSKQDTLPVMMHEPTAKNAWAPELFYDQKSKTYYIFWASTIPGRFKEIAETNKEKGLNHRLFAVTTKDFKTYSKTFLFFNPDFSAIDGAILKRGKENWMFVKNENPNPPQKNIRLTICKNIKKGFPTKVSEPITGNKYWAEGPTPLEVGEYVYVYFDKYRDHKYGAVRSKDGKSWEDVSDLVTFPKGIRHGTAFKVKESVLKQLLNQ